tttctctgatttttactAAATTTCTAGTTGGTAAGTGGACTGTGCATGAGCTGGAGGTTGGGACAGAGGATCTCAACCTGGACCTCCAAGCTTTCAGTTCCATCCCAGGGTAGATGGTGCTCTCCTACCTTTCCCATCCTTTAGGAATTACGCACAGGCACCTTCATGTCatgcccttctttttctctcatccaGCTATTGCAAAGAACTCTGTGGTGGAACCCAGCCCTTCATGGACACCTATTTTTGAAGGGGAGCTAGTGACTTTAACTTGCCATGGAGCTGGCCCTTTTAAACCAGAAAGGGCATGGTGGTACAAAAACCAACAACTGCAAGAAATTCCATCTACAAACATCATTCAGACTAACCAGCCTGGAGAGTACAGATGCCAGACACAGGGCTCATCCCTCAGTGACCCTGTGAACCTGGTATTTTCTTCTGGTGAGGGCAGAGGACCTCACCAAGCCTCAGAACAGAGTTTCTAAGTGCTGTCTCCCACTGGAAGGGAGGGacaagagggaaggcactggggGCTCTAGAATGCCACATGATACCCCTGAGGTAGCAGCAGAACTGGGGATGCCTCTCCTACTCCCCTTCAATCATTCAGAAAGCAGTTGGATATCCTGAGATTCCCTGACAGCTAGGGACCAACTCTGACCACTGAAGGTAGTACAGTAAAGGATGGGACTCCCTTCATACAGCAGATATGTTGGCATTTATCTAAGAGAACACCATCTAGGAAAGCTCCTTTTTCCAGGGAAGGAGAACTTGTGAGACACCTGGGTCAAGCAGGAAGCACAAGGGGAACCTGGATTCCCCATTATACATCAGATAATCTCCAGATTAGAGTCACTTGGAAGGAAGACAGGGCAGAAAGATGGGAGTTGAGTCTCCAATGTCTCCTGGATTCTCTTACAGATCCACTGATCCTGCAGACGCCATATTCTGTGTTTGAAGGAGACACGTTGGTCATGAGATGCcggggaaagaacactgggacaGTCAAACACATGGCatactataaaaatgaaagaaaattgcttGATCTTGTTACAGATTTTGATAAGTTGCTCTCCGTCTCACAAGCTGGCTTAAATGACAATAGCAAATATCATTGCACAAGAGTTGTTAGTTCTATATGGTCTACTTGGAGAGAAATTTCAAAAAATGTAGATATCCAAGTCCAAGGTAAGAACTTCAGTCCTGTggtaggagagagggaggaagggaaaggactgTTTAGGGCCAGGGTCTATATATGGAAGGTTGGGTAGACTCAAAACAGGAAGATGAGCTCATGGCTGAAGCatagaaggaaaatgagatagaATCATCTGTGTTTCCCTTATATATTCATATGAGAACATAAGACATTACCCCAGGAACTCTGACCCTCACTGTCCTGGttttgcctcctctctctagaactGTTCTCACCCCCTGAGCTGAAAACCACAACCTCCGAACCCAAAGAAGGAACCCCAACGACCCTGAGCTGTGAGACTCAGCTGTCTCCACAGAGGTTAGACACCAAACTTCATTTCTCCTTCATCAGAGATGGCACGGTCATCACATCAGGTGGGAAGAAGTCCCATGTGCTCCAGATCCC
The Sminthopsis crassicaudata isolate SCR6 chromosome 4, ASM4859323v1, whole genome shotgun sequence genome window above contains:
- the LOC141539441 gene encoding Fc receptor-like protein 4 isoform X1, whose protein sequence is MLLWTLLVVLGLLSRQAAIAKNSVVEPSPSWTPIFEGELVTLTCHGAGPFKPERAWWYKNQQLQEIPSTNIIQTNQPGEYRCQTQGSSLSDPVNLVFSSDPLILQTPYSVFEGDTLVMRCRGKNTGTVKHMAYYKNERKLLDLVTDFDKLLSVSQAGLNDNSKYHCTRVVSSIWSTWREISKNVDIQVQELFSPPELKTTTSEPKEGTPTTLSCETQLSPQRLDTKLHFSFIRDGTVITSGGKKSHVLQIPDIQTKDSGSYQCEAKAMTQNILKQSNYVKISVKSGNLSSFNSSEKISHLSLGFIVTQFIVVILAASALLFFFGPWSKSDELEKELATHSNISAKKIPNGVKNWL
- the LOC141539441 gene encoding Fc receptor-like protein 4 isoform X2, with product MLLWTLLVVLGLLSRQAAIAKNSVVEPSPSWTPIFEGELVTLTCHGAGPFKPERAWWYKNQQLQEIPSTNIIQTNQPGEYRCQTQGSSLSDPVNLVFSSDPLILQTPYSVFEGDTLVMRCRGKNTGTVKHMAYYKNERKLLDLVTDFDKLLSVSQAGLNDNSKYHCTRVVSSIWSTWREISKNVDIQVQELFSPPELKTTTSEPKEGTPTTLSCETQLSPQRLDTKLHFSFIRDGTVITSGGKKSHVLQIPDIQTKDSGSYQCEAKAMTQNILKQSNYVKISVKSGNLSSFNSSEKISHLSLGFIVTQFIVVILAASALLFFFGPWSKSGISQRETSLVQLQTTSIK